The following is a genomic window from Chitinophaga caseinilytica.
GGGAGCCCGCTTCGCCGAAAGACGGTACCACCGGCATCGGCGTGGTAATGGTGACGCCCGTAAAGGAAATGGCCATGGAAAAGGGGCACCTGCTGTCTATCGTTCCCACGGCCGAAGGCAATAAAGTGGTGTATTATACCGGTGGCGCCTGGGACAAAGCGGGCCTGATCACCAACTCCGGCGAGTGGTTCAATTACCTCCGGCAGGAAGCGCAGAAGCTGCGGAAGCCCGTCCAGGTAAGGATTTACTAATTTCGAAATACAGATTTATGTCCATATTCGACAAATTCAGCCTCAAAGGCAAAACGGCCCTCGTAACGGGCTGCAAGCGCGGGATCGGGAAGGCGATGGCCGAGGCGCTGGCGGAAGCGGGCGCAGACGTGATCGGCGTATCGGCTTCGCTGGAGCTTTCGGGCAGCGAGGTGGAAAAAGCGGTGACCGCCACCGGCCGGAAATTCAAGGCCTACCAATGCGATTTTGGGAACCGCGCGGCTTTGTATACATTTATTGCGGCAGTCCAACAGGATTTCCCGGTTATCGACATACTCGTGAACAACGCAGGCACCATCATGCGCAAGCCGGCAGCCGAGCATCCCGACGCGTTTTGGGACGAAGTGATCGCCATCAACCAGACGGCGCAATTCATTCTCACGCGGGAGATCGGTAAGCATATGCTGGAGCGGGGCAGCGGAAAGGTGATCTTCACCGCATCGCTCCTCACTTTCCAGGGCGGCATTAACGTGCCGGGATATGCGGCCAGCAAGGGCGCGGTGGGGCAGCTGACGAAGGCGTTCGCCAACGAGTGGGCCGGCCGTGGCGTGAATGTAAACGCCATTGCGCCGGGGTATATTTCCACCGATAATACCGCCGCGTTGCGGGCAGACGAGAAGCGCAGCCAGGGCATCCTGGAACGCATCCCCGCCGGCCGCTGGGGCGAACCGGAAGATTTCAAGGGGCCCGTCGTTTTCCTGGCATCCGCCGCTTCCGCCTATATGCACGGAACGGTGATGACGGTAGACGGGGGCTGGATGGGCCGATAAACCAATACAAATTATGTCCGTACGTTCTGAAAAAACAATCGTGGATATCGCCGAAGAGCTGGGGCTCTCCGTGTCCACCGTTTCCCGCGCGCTCAACGATCATCCCAACATCAGCGCCAAGACGAAGGAAAAAGTGAGGAAAATGGCCCGGAAGCTCGGCTACCGGCCCAACGCCATGGCAGCCGGTTTGCGGAACAACAAAAGCAAGACCATCGGGCTCATCATCCCGAGGATTTCCATGTTCTTCCCCGCCGCCATCACCACCGTGGTCCAGAATAAACTCCAGGAATACGGGTACCACCTCATCATCTGCCAGAGCAACGACTCCCTCGAGCAGGAACAACAGCTGGTCAACACGCTGTACTCCGCACGGGTAGACGGACTGGCCGTTTCCGCCACGCTTTCCACGACGGACTTTTCCCATTTCGACATCTTCAAACAGCACAATATCCCCGTCGTTTTCTTCGACCGCACGCCAAAGGATTACCAGGCGAAAGTGATCAAGGGAGACGATTTCGTGGGCGGGCTCACCGCTACGGAGCACCTCATCGAACAGGGCTGCCGGGATATCGTGCATATTTCCGGTCCGCTGACCTGTAACCTGTATGTGGAAAGGCTCGCCGGATACAAAAGCGCCCTCCAGCAACATAAAGTCCCGTTTAAAAAACAACGCGTCTTTTTCCATGAGCTCACGCGCGAGAACGCGCTGGCCACGGCCGAAAAGATCTTCGCCCAGCAGCCGTACCCCGACGGGATTTTCGCCACCAACGACACTACGGCCATCACGCTCCTGCAATATTGCCGCGAACGCGGGATCCGCGTGCCGGAAGATGTAAAGATCGTCGGCTATTCCAACGATCCGCGCACCGAGATCGTGACGCCCTCCATCACTTCGGTCAACCAGTTCCCCGCCACCATGGGCGAAAGGGTGGTTTCCGCGCTGATGGACCTTATCCAGACACGGCACCCCGCCGGTTACCGGCATCCGCAGGAAATTGTGCCTACCCAGCTCGTGGTACGGGATTCCAGCGCGGGATCGCCGAAAAAGAAAAAATGATCCACTTATGAAACAACTTGTCTTAGCATTACTCCTGTCCACTTCCACGGCCGCTTTCGCACAAACGAAACTGAGCAAAAAGGACATGAAGGCCCTCGTGGCCGAAAGCCTCGCATTCTCCGCCCGGCAATATAAAGGGATGATGACCGCAGTGCCCGACTCCCTTTTCCCCCGTTCCACCAACAAAGACGGCAGCCTCATGACCGCGAAGTTCAACTGGTGGACCGCCGGCTTTTACCCCGGCTCCTGCTGGTATCTCTTCGAAGCCACGGGAGACCCCGCTTTCCGCACGGAGGCCGAAAAACGCCAGGGGAATCTGCTGCCCAATCAATTCCGTACCAACACGCACGACCTCGGGTTCCTCATGTACTGCAGCTTCGGCAACGACCTCCGCCTCACCGGCGACACCGCCGCCCGCCGCATCCTGCTCACCAGCTCGGCATCGCTCATCAAACGGTATAAACCTACCATCGGCGCTATCCGTTCCTGGGACCACGCCGGCTGGAAATGCCCCGTCATCATCGACAACATGATGAACCTCGAAATGCTCATGTGGGCAGCCAGGGAAAGCAAAGACCCCAACTTTGCGAAGATCGCCGTCAACCACGCCAATACCACCATCAAAAATCATTTCCGCGACGATTACAGCTCCTACCACGTGATCGATTACGATACCGCGACCGGGCAGGTGCTCGCTAAAAAGACCCACCAGGGCCATTCCGACGCTTCGGCATGGAGCCGCGGGCAGGCCTGGGGACTGTACGGTTATACCATGATGTACCGCGAAACGAAAGACCGCACGTACCTCGACCAGGCGCGCCATATCGCGGAGTTCATGCTCAACCATCCCAACATGCCGGCCGATCTCGTACCGTATTACGATTACGACGTGCCGGAAATCCCCAATGCCATCCGCGATGCATCTGCGGGGGCGGTGATGGCTTCCGCGCTGCTGGAACTGAGCCGGTATGTGGATAAAACCGAATCGAAAAAATACTGGAACGCCGGTGCAGACGCGCTCGCCAGCCTCAGCGGCGATGCTTACCGCGCAAAGGAAGGCGCCAATAATCATTTTATCCTCCTGCACAGCACCGGCTCGATGCCGGGCAATTCGGAAATCGATGTGCCGTTGTCGTACGCCGACTATTATTATCTCGAAGCGTTGCTCCGGTATAAAAAGTGGAGCGGCCGCTAATATTAATTTTGTTGGTGAAATCCTTTTCTGGACGGGGAATGTGGCCATAGCGGCGCGTTCCCCGTTTCATTTCGCCCCAAACTGCCGTCTTTTTTACTTATTTTAGCCATATTCGAATAACAAAAGAAACTAACATAAGACTGAGCGTATGGGGCATTTTCCGAACCTGATTGTAGACCTGGCCTTGATATTGGGTGCTGCGGCGGTAACGACATTAATTTTCAAAGCATTGAAGCAGCCGCTGGTGTTGGGGTACCTCATCGCAGGGATTCTCGTGGGGCCGTACTTCCACCTGTTCCCCACGGTGCAGGAAGAAGGCAACATCAAGGTTTGGTCGGAAATCGGGGTGATCTTCCTCCTGTTCAGCCTGGGGCTTGAATTCAGTTTCAAGAAGCTCATGAAAGTGGGCGGCAGCGCAGGGATCACGGCGGTGGTGGAAGTGGCCGTCATGCTCGGGTTCGGGTACGTGGCCGGCCAGTTCATGGGCTGGAGCACCATGGATTCCATTTTCCTCGGCGGCGTATTGTCCGTTTCCTCGACCACCATCATCATCCGGGCGTTCGAGGAACTGGGCGTGAAGGGACAGAAGTTCGCGGGATTGGTTTTCGGGATACTGGTGGTGGAGGATTTGATCGCCATCGTGTTGCTGGTATTGCTGTCTACCCTCGCGGTAAGCCAGCAGTTCGCCGGAACGGAGATGCTGATGGCCGTGGTGAAGCTCGTGTTCTTCCTGGTGCTGTGGTTCATCGGCGGCATCTTTTTCATCCCGACTTTACTGAAGAAAACGAAGAAGCTCATGGGGGAGGAGACGCTCCTCGTGACCTCCATCGCGCTGTGCCTGCTCATGGTGGTGCTGGCCGTGAAAGTAGGGTTCTCCCCGGCTTTGGGCGCTTTCATCATGGGCTCGATCCTCGCGGAAACCACCCAGGCGGAAAAGATCGAGCATCTCGTGAAATCCGTAAAAGACCTTTTCGGCGCCATTTTCTTCGTATCGATCGGCATGCTCATCGATCCGAAAATGCTCCAGATCTATATTGTTCCGGTAGTGATCATCACGTTGCTGACCGTATTCGGTAAAACGTTCAGCACCACCCTCGGCGCGGTGATTTCCGGTCAGCCCCTGAAAACTTCCGTGAAAGCGGGCATGAGCCTGGCGCAGATCGGGGAGTTCTCGTTCATCATCGCCATTCTCGGCCGCGATCTGAAAGTGACGAGCGATTTCCTGTACCCCATCGCCGTGGCGGTGTCGGCCGTCACCACCTTCACCACGCCATACATGATCAAAGTAGCCGATCCGTTTTACAACTGGCTCGATAAATACATCCCCCAGAAATGGAAAAACTCGCTAGACCGCTACAGCAGCGGCGCGCAGACGATCTCGCAGGCGTCGGACTGGCAGGTGCTGTTCAAGGGATATGTGCTGAACGCCATGGTTTTCAGTGTGATCGTCATTGCGTTGGGATTGCTGTCGAACATCTACGTATTGCCTTTCATCGACGATCTCATCGGCGATAAATGGGGCAAAACCGTGACCGCGGCGCTCACTTTCCTCTTCATGCTCCCTTTCCTCTGGGCGTTGGCCGTACGGCAGATCCAGCCGAAAGCCTTCGCCAATCTCTGGGCGCAAAACCGGTATAAGGGGCCGCTGACGCTGTTCCGGACCGTCCGCATCGCGCTGGCCGTGTTCCTGGTGGGTTTCATGCTCGACCGTTTCTTCTCCTTCACCGTGGCGCTCACCGCTACGGTGCTCATTACCGGCATCCTGCTGCTGTTGAACCGAAAAATACAGACGTTCTACGACCGCCTGGAAGCGCGCTTCCTGTCTAACTACAACGCCCGCGAAACCGCCGAAGCCGCCCGACGGCCCGTGCTGGCGCCCTGGGATGCCCACCTGGCCGCGTTCCATGTGCATGCAGACTGGGATGGTGTGGGCAAAACCCTCGAGCAGCTGGGCCTCCGGGAAAAATACGGGGTCAACATCGCCGTGATAGAAAGAGGCGAACGGCTGATCCCCATTCCCGCGAAAAGCGAGCGCCTGTTCCCGGGAGACCGGCTCCAGGTGATCGGGACCGACCAGCAGATCGAAGCGTTCCGCCATTTCATCGAGCACCACGAGCCGCATCCCCAGTTTTCGCGGTCGCAGGTCCAGCTCCGCCGGTACGAAGTGCTGGACGGATCGGGCGTCAACGGGAAATCCATCCGCGAATCCGGTATCCGCGAAATGGCGCATAGCATGGTAGTTGGGGTGGAAAGAGGGGAAGAGCGCATCCTCAACCCCATTTCCGATATGCGGCTGGAAACCGGGGACATCGTCTGGATCGTGGGAGATCCCCGCCGGACCACCGCCCTTTTCCGCGTAAAAGGCGAAAAACTGAAGGCCTAGCAAATGATGTAAATCTTTCCCTGAATTCTATAATGCCCCGCCGGCCGTTCCTGCTGATCTTTGTATCCTCAAAGGAAACACAAGATGGAAACATTGGAACAAACGGTAAAAACGAACTTCCCGGTAACCGGCATGAGCTGCGCAGCTTGCGCCGGTTCCGTGGAAAGCATGCTGCAGGCGCAGCCGGACATTATCTCCGCCGCCGTCAACTTCGCCAGCAGTTCCGTGCTGGTGGAATACGCTCCCGGAAAGGCCAACCCGGCCGAATGGAAAAAAGCGATCCAGTCAGTAGGGTACGACCTCCTCACCGAAAATATGGAAACCGGGCTGGAAGACCACCAGCGCGCCCATTACGCACAACTGAAAAAGCGCACCATCTGGGCCGTGCTGTTTTCCGTGCCCCTGGTGGTGATCGGGATGTTTTTCATGAACATGCCCTACGCCAACTGGATCATGTGGGCCCTTTCCACGCCCGTGGTGCTCGTGCTCGGCCGTCATTTCTTCATCAACGCCTGGAAGCAGGCCCGCAACGGCAAAGCCAACATGGATACCCTGGTGGCCCTCAGTACCGGGATCGCATACGCTTTCAGCGTCTTCAATACATTGAACCCCGAATTCTGGCATAGCCGCGGCCTGCACCCCCACGTGTATTTCGAAGCCGCCGCAGTGGTGATCGCATTCATCCTCCTTGGTAAGCTCCTCGAAGAAAGGGCCAAAGCCTCTACTTCGTCCGCCATCAAGAAGCTCATGGGCCTGCAACCCAATACGGTAGTGCGCATCGCGGCCGACGGACAGGAAACCGTGGTTCCCCTCGCCGAAGTGCAGGTGGGCGACGTGCTGCTCGTGAAGCCCGGAGAACAGGTGCCGGTGGATGGAAAACTGGTGGGCGGAAAATCTTATGTAGACGAAAGCATGATCACCGGCGAGCCCGTGGCCGTAGCGAAAGAGCCCGGTTCCGAAGTGTTTGCCGGTACGCTGAACCAGAAAGGCAGTTTCCGGCTGGAAGCCGCGCAGGTAGGCGGCGCCACGTTGCTGGCGCAGATCATCCGCAAGGTGCAGGAAGCGCAGGGATCGAAAGCCCCCGTGCAGAAGCTCGTCGACAAAGTAGCCGGGATCTTCGTACCGGTGGTGATTGGCATCGCATTGCTGGCCTTCGCTTCCTGGCTCATCTGGGGCGGGGCCAACGGGCTGACCCAGGGCCTCCTGGCACTGGTGACCGTGCTGGTGATCGCATGCCCCTGTGCGCTGGGGCTCGCAACGCCAACCGCCATCATGGTGGGCATGGGCAAAGGCGCTGAGAACGGAATTCTTATCAAAGACGCGGAAAGCCTCGAAAAAGCCTATCGCATCCAGGCGCTGATCCTCGACAAGACCGGCACCATTACCGAAGGGAAACCCGCGGTAACCGGCGAAGCCTGGCTGTCGGAAGAAGACCGCCTCATGTTTTCCGGCGCTTTCCTGGCGCTGGAGCGCGAATCCGAACATCCGCTGGCCGAAGCCGTGGTGAAACAGTTACAGGGCATCACACCTGAAAAGCTGCAGCATTTCGAAAGCATTACCGGCCGTGGCGTAAAAGGAAGCGCCCTGGGCAAAGGGTTCTTCGCCGGCAACCAGCAGCTCCTGGAAGAAAACGGTATCCGCATCGCCGATTCCCTCAAAGAAAAATCAGACGAATGGCTGAACGCCGCTTACACCGTGATCTGGTTCGCCGATACACAGAAAGCACTGGCCGTGATCGCCATCGCCGATAAAATAAAAGACGGCTCGCCCGAAGCCATCCAACAATTGCAGGACATGGGCATCGAAGTATACATGCTCACGGGCGACAATGCCCGCACCGCCGCCGCGGTGGCCGCACAGACCGGGATCCGCAACGTGAAGGCCGGGCTCATGCCCGACGGGAAAGCCGCCTTCGTCCAGGAACTGCAACGGCAGGGCAAAGTAGTAGCGATGGTGGGAGACGGGATCAACGACAGTCACGCCCTGGCACAGGCCGATGTGAGCATCGCCATGGGGAAAGGGACAGACATCGCGATGGACGTGGCCATGATGACGCTCATCTCTTCCGACCTCCGTCATATCCCGAAAGCGATCCGCCTCTCGCGGAAAACGGTGCGCACCATCCGCCAGAACCTTTTCTGGGCCTTCATTTACAACGTGATCGGCATTCCGGTGGCAGCGGGCGTCCTCATTCCCATCACGGGCTTCTCGCTCGATCCCATGTTGGCCGGAGCGGCCATGGCACTGAGTTCCGTGTCGGTGGTGAGCAACAGTCTCCGGCTTAAATTATCAACTATTTAATCAAACATATAAATCTATCGAATCATGCAAACGCTCAAATTCAAGACGAATATCAATTGCAGTGGCTGTGTTAAAGGAGTTAGCCCGGCGCTGAACGGCGAAAAGGAAATCGCACACTGGGAAGTAGATACCAACAATCCCGATAAAATACTGACCGTTTCCACCAGCACGCTCACAGCGGAAGAAGTGGAAGAAACGGTGAAAAAGGCAGGATTTAAAGCAGAGAAGATCTAACGGAAACGCATAGTGTATAGTGTGACATCAGACCGGTTGCGGCCTTCGGGGCGTAGCCGGTTTTCACATTAGGGAAACGTATCAAGTCCCGGAAAATTCTTTACGAAGCGATCCGGTTGATGTATTATGTGACGGCGATGTGGAAAACGGGACAGTCTCGCATCCTGCATACGGAAACCATAATTACCTTGCTATGATGAATTGGATGGTACGTTTTTCGAAAGTTAGTATGATGGCCGCTTTGGGCGGTATAATGTTTTTGATCGCCGCCTGCGGCAAACTAAAGGAATGGCGTATGAAAAAAGCGGTAGAGACCTGGGACCGGAGGATCTCAGAGTACAGGCCGGAGAACGGCGTTTGGCATCTGATGGCGCCGGGAGTGGGCGGTTTCGTGTACCCGGCGGGGATCGAAGCCCAGGCCGTGGATTTGATGCTGACTGACGTGCTGATGGCGGAACACATCCTCCGCTCACAATTGCCTTTGCTGGACACGCACACTACTTACCCCTTGCCGCCCGTTCGGTGGAAACTTCACCGGTTCATCCGGCAATACAGGGGCTTTCGGGATAATGACGGAAAGTTGCATGTTCATATTAATGCGGTTTGGGATGATGAGCGTGGAGACAATGGATGGATCGTAATACACGATGGCGGCAATTTTTACTGGCAGGTTTGGGTGGACGTGGATTCTGGCCGATTGTACGATCTGATGATCAACGGGGAAGCCTGATTATGTGGGAATTGCGCCTGGAACGCCCTCATGGCGCTTCTCCGGAAACTGCAGCGGGGAACGCGGGCTGGTGGTTCCTTTTGGGGCGATTTGACGGGAAATCCGCCGCAGGCAACGGGTACACGAAGTGCCGGAGGGGCGCCGGGCATCTTCGTACCTTTAATTCCATCAAAATACAGGCGTATGAAAGTCATTTATAAGAAACTGGGGCGCGAAAAGGCCTTCGGTCTTTCGGACTACGGCTCAAATACGATTGTAATAGACAGCAGGCTGAAAGGGCGCAAACATCTCGAAGTGGCCCTCCACGAATCATTGCACGTGTATTTCCCCGAAAAGAGCGAAACTTTTATCACCAACACCGCCCGCAGGCTCGCCAACATCCTGTGGCGGATGAACTATCGCCGGGTCGATAACTCGGTCGGCATTTAGCCTTTCCCTTCCTTTCCTGGCGCCGCCGGCCCTGCCGGCACGGAATTGTCATGAATTAGATACGGAAATCCGCTTTTTACCTTAATTTCCCGGCTGTAAGCATATTGTCAACCTCTTGCCGGAAGGTTACCCGGTCAAACCGCACTAAAAAATGAAAGAACAGAAAGGCCAGGAAATGAAAAGATTATCCCTGAAAGATGTGGCGCGCATGGCGGGCGTTGCTCCTTCTACCGTGTCGTTCGTTCTCAACGGAAAGGCCCGGCAGATGCGCATCAGCGAAGAACTGGCCGAAAAAGTGATGGCAGTAGTGAAAAAGACCGGGTATCAACCCCACTCCGTGGCCGTCAACTTGCGGACAGGCCAGTCCAAAACCCTCGGTCTTATGGTGGAAAGCATCTCCGGAAGCTTCTTCGCCGCCCTGGCCCGGGTCATCGAGTCGGAAGCCGACCGCTACGGCTACCATATCGTGTATTGCAGTACGGAAAATAATGCGCAGAAAGGCGGGGAACTGATTAAAATGCTCAGTCGCCAGCAGGTAGACGGTTACCTGATCACGCCCGCCGCCGGCATGGAGAAAGATATCCAGCAACTGATCGCCCACAAACGGCCGCTCGTGTTGATGGACAGCTACTTCCCCGAAGTGCAGGCGCCGCATGTTTTGATCGATAATTACGCCGGTGTGAAGCAGGGCATCGAGCACCTGGTAGACCGTGGCGCGAAGCAGATCGGTTTCGTGACGGTGGATATGGAATTGGTGCAGATGCAGGAGCGCATCAAAGGCTACCGCGAAACGCTGCGCCATCATGGGATTCCCGTGAAGAACAAGCTCGTGCTGGAATTGCCTTATAATGGCGATAAAGACGAATCCGTCCGCAAGATCCGCCAGTTCATTCAGGCGAACAAAGGGATCGATGCGTTGTTTTTCGCGACGAACTACCTGGGCATCCTTGGGTTGGAAGCCCTTGCAGGACTGAACCTGAAAATCCCCGACGATATAGCGGTGGTGTGCTTCGACGATCACGATATTTTCCGGTTGTACCCGCCCGGCATCACGGTGGTGCAGCAGCCGATAGAGGAAATCGCGAAAACGGCGATGCAGTTGCTGATGAACCAGTTAGACAAAAGTCAGCGTGCATTGCGCAAAACGAAGCTGGAGCTGCCGGGCAAGTTCATCAAGCGGGGATC
Proteins encoded in this region:
- a CDS encoding SDR family oxidoreductase, giving the protein MSIFDKFSLKGKTALVTGCKRGIGKAMAEALAEAGADVIGVSASLELSGSEVEKAVTATGRKFKAYQCDFGNRAALYTFIAAVQQDFPVIDILVNNAGTIMRKPAAEHPDAFWDEVIAINQTAQFILTREIGKHMLERGSGKVIFTASLLTFQGGINVPGYAASKGAVGQLTKAFANEWAGRGVNVNAIAPGYISTDNTAALRADEKRSQGILERIPAGRWGEPEDFKGPVVFLASAASAYMHGTVMTVDGGWMGR
- a CDS encoding cation:proton antiporter, with the protein product MGHFPNLIVDLALILGAAAVTTLIFKALKQPLVLGYLIAGILVGPYFHLFPTVQEEGNIKVWSEIGVIFLLFSLGLEFSFKKLMKVGGSAGITAVVEVAVMLGFGYVAGQFMGWSTMDSIFLGGVLSVSSTTIIIRAFEELGVKGQKFAGLVFGILVVEDLIAIVLLVLLSTLAVSQQFAGTEMLMAVVKLVFFLVLWFIGGIFFIPTLLKKTKKLMGEETLLVTSIALCLLMVVLAVKVGFSPALGAFIMGSILAETTQAEKIEHLVKSVKDLFGAIFFVSIGMLIDPKMLQIYIVPVVIITLLTVFGKTFSTTLGAVISGQPLKTSVKAGMSLAQIGEFSFIIAILGRDLKVTSDFLYPIAVAVSAVTTFTTPYMIKVADPFYNWLDKYIPQKWKNSLDRYSSGAQTISQASDWQVLFKGYVLNAMVFSVIVIALGLLSNIYVLPFIDDLIGDKWGKTVTAALTFLFMLPFLWALAVRQIQPKAFANLWAQNRYKGPLTLFRTVRIALAVFLVGFMLDRFFSFTVALTATVLITGILLLLNRKIQTFYDRLEARFLSNYNARETAEAARRPVLAPWDAHLAAFHVHADWDGVGKTLEQLGLREKYGVNIAVIERGERLIPIPAKSERLFPGDRLQVIGTDQQIEAFRHFIEHHEPHPQFSRSQVQLRRYEVLDGSGVNGKSIRESGIREMAHSMVVGVERGEERILNPISDMRLETGDIVWIVGDPRRTTALFRVKGEKLKA
- a CDS encoding heavy-metal-associated domain-containing protein, translated to MQTLKFKTNINCSGCVKGVSPALNGEKEIAHWEVDTNNPDKILTVSTSTLTAEEVEETVKKAGFKAEKI
- a CDS encoding LacI family DNA-binding transcriptional regulator — translated: MKEQKGQEMKRLSLKDVARMAGVAPSTVSFVLNGKARQMRISEELAEKVMAVVKKTGYQPHSVAVNLRTGQSKTLGLMVESISGSFFAALARVIESEADRYGYHIVYCSTENNAQKGGELIKMLSRQQVDGYLITPAAGMEKDIQQLIAHKRPLVLMDSYFPEVQAPHVLIDNYAGVKQGIEHLVDRGAKQIGFVTVDMELVQMQERIKGYRETLRHHGIPVKNKLVLELPYNGDKDESVRKIRQFIQANKGIDALFFATNYLGILGLEALAGLNLKIPDDIAVVCFDDHDIFRLYPPGITVVQQPIEEIAKTAMQLLMNQLDKSQRALRKTKLELPGKFIKRGST
- a CDS encoding heavy metal translocating P-type ATPase codes for the protein METLEQTVKTNFPVTGMSCAACAGSVESMLQAQPDIISAAVNFASSSVLVEYAPGKANPAEWKKAIQSVGYDLLTENMETGLEDHQRAHYAQLKKRTIWAVLFSVPLVVIGMFFMNMPYANWIMWALSTPVVLVLGRHFFINAWKQARNGKANMDTLVALSTGIAYAFSVFNTLNPEFWHSRGLHPHVYFEAAAVVIAFILLGKLLEERAKASTSSAIKKLMGLQPNTVVRIAADGQETVVPLAEVQVGDVLLVKPGEQVPVDGKLVGGKSYVDESMITGEPVAVAKEPGSEVFAGTLNQKGSFRLEAAQVGGATLLAQIIRKVQEAQGSKAPVQKLVDKVAGIFVPVVIGIALLAFASWLIWGGANGLTQGLLALVTVLVIACPCALGLATPTAIMVGMGKGAENGILIKDAESLEKAYRIQALILDKTGTITEGKPAVTGEAWLSEEDRLMFSGAFLALERESEHPLAEAVVKQLQGITPEKLQHFESITGRGVKGSALGKGFFAGNQQLLEENGIRIADSLKEKSDEWLNAAYTVIWFADTQKALAVIAIADKIKDGSPEAIQQLQDMGIEVYMLTGDNARTAAAVAAQTGIRNVKAGLMPDGKAAFVQELQRQGKVVAMVGDGINDSHALAQADVSIAMGKGTDIAMDVAMMTLISSDLRHIPKAIRLSRKTVRTIRQNLFWAFIYNVIGIPVAAGVLIPITGFSLDPMLAGAAMALSSVSVVSNSLRLKLSTI
- a CDS encoding glucuronyl hydrolase, coding for MKQLVLALLLSTSTAAFAQTKLSKKDMKALVAESLAFSARQYKGMMTAVPDSLFPRSTNKDGSLMTAKFNWWTAGFYPGSCWYLFEATGDPAFRTEAEKRQGNLLPNQFRTNTHDLGFLMYCSFGNDLRLTGDTAARRILLTSSASLIKRYKPTIGAIRSWDHAGWKCPVIIDNMMNLEMLMWAARESKDPNFAKIAVNHANTTIKNHFRDDYSSYHVIDYDTATGQVLAKKTHQGHSDASAWSRGQAWGLYGYTMMYRETKDRTYLDQARHIAEFMLNHPNMPADLVPYYDYDVPEIPNAIRDASAGAVMASALLELSRYVDKTESKKYWNAGADALASLSGDAYRAKEGANNHFILLHSTGSMPGNSEIDVPLSYADYYYLEALLRYKKWSGR
- a CDS encoding LacI family DNA-binding transcriptional regulator, which produces MSVRSEKTIVDIAEELGLSVSTVSRALNDHPNISAKTKEKVRKMARKLGYRPNAMAAGLRNNKSKTIGLIIPRISMFFPAAITTVVQNKLQEYGYHLIICQSNDSLEQEQQLVNTLYSARVDGLAVSATLSTTDFSHFDIFKQHNIPVVFFDRTPKDYQAKVIKGDDFVGGLTATEHLIEQGCRDIVHISGPLTCNLYVERLAGYKSALQQHKVPFKKQRVFFHELTRENALATAEKIFAQQPYPDGIFATNDTTAITLLQYCRERGIRVPEDVKIVGYSNDPRTEIVTPSITSVNQFPATMGERVVSALMDLIQTRHPAGYRHPQEIVPTQLVVRDSSAGSPKKKK